One window of Lemur catta isolate mLemCat1 chromosome 3, mLemCat1.pri, whole genome shotgun sequence genomic DNA carries:
- the BCL10 gene encoding B-cell lymphoma/leukemia 10, with translation MEPTAPSLTEEDLTEVKKDALENLRVYLCEKIIAERHFDHLRAKKILSREDTEEISCRTSSRKRAGKLLDYLQENPKGLDTLVESIRREKTQNFLIQKITDEVLKLRNIKLEHLKGLKCSSCEPFPDGATNNLSRSNSDESNFSEKLRASTVIYHPEGESSTAPFFSTDSSLNLPVLEVGRTENTIFSSTTLPRPGDPGAPPLPPELQLEEEGTCGNSSEMFLPLRSRALSPQ, from the exons ATGGAGCCCACCGCGCCGTCGCTCACCGAGGAGGACCTAACTGAAGTGAAGAAGGAT gCTTTAGAAAATTTGCGAGTGTACTTATGTGAGAAAATCATAGCTGAGAGACATTTTGATCATCTGCGTGCAAAAAAGATACTCAGTAGAGAAGACACTGAAGAAATTTCTTGCCGAACGTCAAGTAGGAAAAGGGCTGGAAAATTGTTAGACTACTTACAAGAAAACCCGAAAGGACTAGACACCCTTGTTGAATCTATTCGGcgagaaaaaacacaaaacttccTGATACAGAAGATTACAGATGAAGTGCTAAAACTTAGAAATATAAAACTAGAACATCTGAAAG GACTGAAATGTAGCAGCTGTGAGCCTTTTCCAGATGGAGCCACAAACAACCTCTCTAGATCAAATTCAGATGAGAGTAATTTCTCTGAAAAACTGAGAGCATCCACTGTCATATATCATCCAGAAGGAGAATCCAGCACGGCCCCCTTTTTTTCTACTGATTCTTCTCtgaatttgcctgttctagaagtAGGCAGAACTGAAAATACCATCTTCTCTTCAACTACACTTCCTAGACCTGGGGACCCTGGGGCTCCTCCCTTGCCACCAGAGCTGCAGTTAGAAGAAGAAGGAACTTGTGGAAACTCTAGTGAGATGTTTCTTCCCTTAAGATCACGTGCTCTTTCACCACAATGA